In a single window of the Papaver somniferum cultivar HN1 chromosome 8, ASM357369v1, whole genome shotgun sequence genome:
- the LOC113304428 gene encoding uncharacterized protein LOC113304428 has protein sequence MYANIMRKYVKNPVRSFRVEENDTNKIRYFDNVSVNCGGLNGFNVVVHAAYQLPPIKKVSLTWFSDTDPFYIGNNEEFFETWDKAVVEDDGYIYLYMSVTHRKVPLSDECPSSSCVSVSKSLMMTPEKVQSISRLHIERDATPVSIDPSFFLTPKKRIIYSKLPKLLRRSPRMLKKSIAGSLGTVHGKNLFVNVDDVEVVDGEISLESRQAELEYENIQLTNIKEDMCHPIDDCRSPVADDAQMGIEVYTDFVNNYFGGLDSFDFIHPEQYK, from the exons ATGTACGCGAACATAATGAG GAAGTATGTGAAGAACCCAGTTAGAAGCTTTAGGGTTGAAGAAAATGATACAAATAAGATTAGGTATTTTGATAATGTAAGTGTGAATTGTGGTGGATTGAATGGTTTTAATGTTGTTGTTCATGCTGCATATCAGTTACCCCCTATTAAGAAGGTTAGTCTGACCTGGTTCAGTGACACAGACCCTTTCTATATTGGTAATAATGAAGAATTCTTTGAGACGTGGGACAAAGCAGTGGTTGAAGATGATGGATACATTTATCTCTACATGAGTGTTACCCACAGGAAAGTGCCTCTTAGTGATGAATGCCCTTCATCCTCTTGTGTTTCAGTTTCAAAGAGTCTTATGATGACCCCTGAGAAGGTGCAGAGTATATCAAGACTACATATTGAAAGAGATGCAACACCAGTGAGTATTGACCCATCCTTTTTTTTAACACCTAAGAAGAGGATTATCTATAGTAAGTTACCTAAGTTACTAAGAAGAAGTCCTAGGATGTTGAAGAAGTCAATTGCTGGTAGTTTGGGTACTGTCCATGGTAAGAATTTATTTGttaatgtggatgatgttgaggTTGTGGATGGAGAAATATCATTGGAATCAAGACAGGCTGAGttggagtatgaaaacatacaactcacaaatattaaagaagatatgtGTCATCCCATTGATGACTGTAGAAGTCCAGTTGCTGATGATGCACAAATGGGTATTGAAGTTTATACTGACTTTGTGAACAACTATTTTGGTGGATTAGACTCCTTTGATTTCATACATCCGGAACAATATAAGTAA
- the LOC113302394 gene encoding uncharacterized protein LOC113302394, with amino-acid sequence MEMRQQQQPGRRRSMEDHLCGLWTNEKHVNFLNWMEDSFVRTMLIDHRNNNYTYRNNDNNNNKNSDSRTHQLIPLDRFLPDSSESTRDLRRQHHNKITTTTKYSVVDADPDTATSAREDEEMTCLSLRPYDSSASSPNDQVVPQFGMIKAGGGVDDDDDDDDKMVEEEEEEEKKG; translated from the exons ATGGAGAtgcgacaacaacaacaaccaggaAGGAGAAGATCAATGGAAGATCATCTGTGTGGGTTGTGGACAAATGAGAAACATGTTAATTTCTTAAACTGGATGGAAGATTCATTTGTTAGAACAATGCTTATTGATCATCGTAACAATAATTATACATAtagaaataatgataataataataataagaacagTGATTCTCGTACACATCAACTTATACCTCTGGATAGATTTCTTCCTGATAGTTCTGAGTCTACTCGGGATTTAAGACGGCAACACCACAACAAAATCACCACCACTACTAAATATTCAG TAGTAGATGCGGATCCAGATACAGCGACTTCTGCAAGGGAGGATGAGGAAATGACGTGTTTATCTTTAAGACCCTACGATTCATCTGCATCATCACCAAATGATCAG GTGGTCCCGCAATTTGGTATGATAAAGGccggtggtggtgttgatgatgatgatgatgatgatgataagatggtagaagaggaagaagaggaagagaagaaaggaTAA